A section of the Piliocolobus tephrosceles isolate RC106 chromosome 14, ASM277652v3, whole genome shotgun sequence genome encodes:
- the DPM2 gene encoding dolichol phosphate-mannose biosynthesis regulatory protein — MATGTDQVVGLGLVAVSLIIFTYYTAWVILLPFIDSQHVIHKYFLPRAYAVAIPLAAGLLLLLFVGLFITYVMLKSERVTKKAQ, encoded by the exons ATG GCCACGGGGACAGACCAGGTGGTGGGACTCGGCCTCGTCGCCGTTAGCCTGATCATCTTCACCTACTACACCGCCTGGGTGATTCTCTTG CCATTCATCGACAGTCAGCATGTCATCCACAAGTATTTCCTGCCCCGAGCCTATGCTGTCGCCATCCCACTGGCTGCAGGCCTCCTGCTGCTCCTGTTTGTGG GACTGTTCATCACCTACGTGATGCTGAAGAGCGAGAGGGTGACCAAGAAGGCTCAGTGA
- the PIP5KL1 gene encoding phosphatidylinositol 4-phosphate 5-kinase-like protein 1, giving the protein MAAPSPGPREVLAPSPETGCRAVTSSRRGLLWRLRDKQSRLGLFEISPGHELHGMTCMMQAGLWAATQVSMDHPPTGPPSQDDFSEVLTQVHEGFELGTLAGPAFAWLRRSLGLVEEDYQAALGPGGPYLQFLSTSKSKASFFLSHDQRFFLKTQGRREVQALLAHLPRYVQHLQRHPHSLLARLLGVHSLRVDRGKKTYFIVMQSVFYPAGRISERYDIKGCEVSRWVDPAPEGSPIVLVLKDLNFQGKTINLGLGLRAKKLEE; this is encoded by the exons ATGGCTGCGCCGAGCCCCGGGCCCCGCGAG gtcctggCCCCCTCCCCTGAGACTGGATGCAGAGCAGTCACCTCCAGCCGCCGGGGGCTTCTCTGGCGCCTCCGAGATAAGCAGTCTCGCCTGGGCctgtttgagatcagcccggggCATGAACTGCATGGGATGACGTGCATGATGCAGGCAGGGCTGTGGGCTGCCACCCAGGTCTCCATGGACCACCCACCCACG GGGCCACCCTCCCAGGACGATTTCTCGGAGGTCCTAACCCAGGTTCATGAG GGCTTCGAGCTGGGCACGCTGGCCGGCCCCGCCTTTGCCTGGCTGCGCCGCTCCCTGGGCCTGGTGGAGGAGGACTATCAGGCTGCCCTGGGCCCCGGCGGCCCCTACTTGCAGTTCCTCAGCACCTCCAAGAGCAAGGCCAGCTTCTTCCTGTC CCACGACCAGCGCTTCTTCCTGAAGACCCAGGGGCGCCGAGAGGTGCAGGCTCTGCTCGCCCACCTGCCCCGCTACGTGCAGCACCTGCAGCGGCACCCGCACTCGCTGCTGGCGCGGTTGCTGG GAGTGCACAGTCTGCGGGTGGACCGGGGAAAGAAG ACGTACTTCATCGTCATGCAGAGCGTCTTCTACCCCGCCGGCCGCATCTCCGAGAG GTATGACATCAAAGGCTGCGAGGTGAGCCGCTGGGTGGATCCCGCCCCTGAGGGCAGCCCCATTGTTCTGGTGCTGAAGGACCTCAACTTTCAGGGCAAGACCATCAACCTGG